One Eubacteriales bacterium mix99 genomic window carries:
- the vanR gene encoding VanR-ABDEGLN family response regulator transcription factor encodes MKANILVVDDEQSIADLIEVYLKNEDYRVFKFYNGQDALNCVEKESVDLAILDVMLPDEDGFSICRKIREKHNFPVIMLTAKDGEIDKINGLMLGADDYITKPFQPLELVARVKAQLRRFRQYNTSKPAREDHTIVFSGLVLDQDKHICMLNERMLSLTPIEFSILWVLASNRGRVVSAEELFRKVWKDRYFSSSNNTVMVHIRHLRGKMHDSAEHPKYIKTVWGVGYKIEE; translated from the coding sequence GTGAAAGCAAATATACTGGTCGTGGATGATGAACAATCCATTGCGGATCTGATTGAAGTATATCTGAAGAACGAAGACTACAGGGTGTTCAAGTTCTATAACGGACAGGATGCCCTGAACTGTGTGGAAAAGGAATCCGTGGATCTGGCAATCCTGGATGTGATGCTTCCGGATGAAGACGGATTCTCCATCTGCCGGAAGATCCGGGAGAAGCATAACTTTCCGGTCATTATGCTGACGGCAAAAGATGGGGAAATTGACAAAATCAATGGCCTGATGCTGGGCGCGGATGATTATATTACCAAGCCCTTTCAGCCTTTGGAACTGGTTGCCAGGGTAAAGGCACAATTACGGCGGTTCCGGCAATATAACACATCCAAACCGGCCCGGGAGGACCACACCATCGTGTTTTCCGGTCTGGTGCTGGATCAGGACAAGCACATCTGTATGCTGAACGAACGGATGCTTTCCCTGACTCCCATTGAGTTTTCTATTTTATGGGTACTGGCGTCCAACCGGGGGCGGGTGGTCAGTGCAGAGGAACTGTTCCGCAAGGTATGGAAGGACAGGTACTTCTCCAGCAGCAACAATACCGTCATGGTGCATATCCGGCATCTGCGTGGGAAAATGCATGACAGTGCAGAGCATCCGAAATACATCAAAACGGTATGGGGGGTGGGATATAAAATTGAGGAATAA
- the lon gene encoding endopeptidase La yields MSNEPVKRLPLLSLRGLTIFPYMMLHFDVGRPKSIAALEAAMVNNQEIFLVTQKDAKLEEPKSEDVFQVGTISKIKQLLKLPGDTVRVLIDGLERGRILEFTKEDPYYEVEVATPPKYESKEVDLQLEALSRKVLSVFEDYVKLGNKVSPETLLTVDNPGDPVRLADIIAANTLVKTPDKQKILEAFHPVKRLEILYDMLIREIEILKIENQIDSRVKKQVDKVQKEYYLREQMKAIQKELGESEGLSGEIEEYEGKIEKAGLPGEAHEKASRELSRLAKMGPGSAEGSVIRTYLDWILDLPWNTETEDNLDLRNAARILDEDHYGLENVKERVVEYLAVRQLTKSMKGPILCFVGPPGVGKTSIARSIARALNRKFVRMSVGGVRDEAEIRGHRRTYVGAIPGRILASIKQAGSRNPVFLLDEIDKMGNDFRGDPASALLEVLDGEQNNTFRDHYLELPFDLSGAMFLTTANTLETVPRPLLDRMEVISVSGYTEEEKRNIASGYLIPKQMKEHGIPKNGIRMSNQTIQDIIRSYTRESGVRGLERQIATICRKTARKLVESKGASVRISESNLHKYLGVPRFHYDKVPSQNEAGVVTGLAWTSVGGETLSIEVLPMSGTGRLVLTGQLGDVMKESAQAGFSYIRSRAKEFGLRDDFHENTDIHIHIPEGAIPKDGPSAGITMTTAVLSALTEIPVKSDVAMTGEITLRGRILPIGGLKEKLLAAHRAGIRKVLIPRENEEDLEDIPDNVKRKVEIVPVDSMDDVLVHALTRMPGPSDGAEDENKKG; encoded by the coding sequence ATGAGCAATGAGCCGGTCAAAAGGCTTCCTTTGCTGTCATTAAGGGGTTTAACGATCTTTCCGTATATGATGTTGCATTTTGATGTCGGGAGACCGAAATCCATTGCCGCGCTGGAAGCGGCAATGGTGAACAACCAGGAGATTTTTCTCGTTACGCAGAAGGATGCAAAGCTGGAGGAACCAAAATCGGAAGATGTTTTTCAAGTTGGGACCATATCAAAAATCAAGCAGCTGCTGAAGCTGCCTGGTGATACGGTCCGGGTGCTGATTGATGGCCTGGAGAGGGGGCGGATCCTGGAGTTTACAAAAGAGGATCCTTATTATGAAGTCGAAGTTGCCACTCCACCAAAATACGAATCCAAAGAAGTAGATCTGCAGCTGGAGGCATTGTCCCGCAAGGTTTTGTCTGTTTTTGAGGACTATGTCAAGTTGGGCAATAAGGTGTCTCCGGAAACCCTCCTGACCGTGGACAATCCGGGGGATCCGGTCCGGCTGGCGGACATCATTGCCGCCAACACCCTGGTAAAGACCCCGGATAAGCAAAAGATCCTGGAAGCATTTCATCCCGTAAAGAGGCTGGAGATCCTGTATGATATGCTGATACGGGAAATTGAGATTCTGAAGATTGAGAATCAGATTGACTCAAGGGTAAAAAAACAGGTCGACAAGGTGCAGAAAGAATATTATTTGCGGGAGCAAATGAAAGCAATTCAGAAGGAATTGGGAGAAAGTGAAGGACTATCCGGTGAAATTGAGGAATATGAGGGAAAAATAGAAAAGGCAGGCCTGCCCGGGGAAGCTCATGAAAAGGCCTCCAGGGAACTGAGCCGGCTGGCGAAAATGGGACCGGGGTCCGCAGAAGGTTCGGTCATCCGGACCTACCTGGACTGGATACTGGACCTTCCGTGGAATACCGAGACGGAAGACAATCTGGATCTTCGCAATGCAGCAAGGATATTGGATGAGGACCATTATGGGCTGGAAAATGTAAAGGAGCGCGTCGTGGAATACCTGGCTGTCCGACAGCTGACGAAAAGCATGAAAGGACCAATCCTTTGTTTTGTCGGGCCTCCCGGTGTCGGCAAGACATCCATCGCCAGGTCCATTGCCCGGGCCCTGAACCGGAAGTTCGTCCGGATGTCGGTGGGCGGGGTACGGGACGAAGCGGAAATACGCGGACACCGGCGTACCTATGTGGGAGCCATTCCCGGCCGAATCCTCGCATCCATTAAACAGGCCGGATCCAGGAATCCGGTTTTCCTGCTGGATGAAATCGATAAGATGGGCAACGACTTTCGCGGGGATCCTGCTTCCGCCCTGCTGGAGGTATTGGACGGAGAGCAGAACAATACCTTCCGGGACCATTATCTGGAGCTGCCTTTCGATTTGTCCGGGGCCATGTTCCTGACTACGGCAAATACGCTGGAAACTGTACCACGGCCCCTTCTGGACCGTATGGAGGTCATATCGGTCTCCGGTTACACCGAAGAGGAAAAGCGGAATATCGCATCCGGCTATCTCATCCCCAAACAGATGAAGGAGCATGGGATACCGAAAAACGGCATCCGTATGTCGAACCAGACCATTCAGGACATCATTCGCTCCTATACCCGGGAATCCGGTGTGCGGGGTCTGGAACGGCAGATTGCAACGATCTGTCGGAAGACAGCACGGAAATTAGTGGAATCGAAAGGCGCAAGCGTCCGCATTTCCGAAAGCAATCTTCATAAATATCTTGGCGTTCCCAGGTTTCATTACGACAAAGTCCCCAGTCAGAATGAAGCAGGAGTTGTAACCGGACTTGCCTGGACTTCCGTTGGCGGAGAAACCCTGTCCATTGAGGTTCTTCCCATGTCCGGCACCGGGAGGCTTGTCCTGACCGGACAGCTTGGAGATGTTATGAAGGAATCGGCACAGGCCGGTTTCAGTTATATCCGTTCCCGGGCGAAGGAGTTTGGCCTGCGGGATGATTTTCATGAGAATACCGACATCCATATTCACATTCCGGAAGGGGCCATACCGAAAGACGGCCCGTCTGCAGGGATTACCATGACGACCGCGGTACTTTCCGCACTGACGGAAATACCGGTAAAAAGCGACGTTGCCATGACAGGGGAGATTACCTTAAGAGGCCGGATTCTCCCCATCGGCGGACTGAAAGAAAAATTACTGGCTGCCCATCGGGCAGGCATCCGGAAGGTTCTGATTCCCCGTGAAAATGAGGAAGACCTGGAGGACATCCCGGACAATGTAAAAAGAAAGGTGGAAATTGTTCCGGTGGATTCCATGGATGATGTGCTTGTCCATGCACTGACCAGAATGCCGGGACCTTCCGACGGTGCAGAAGATGAAAATAAAAAAGGCTGA
- the yihA gene encoding ribosome biogenesis GTP-binding protein YihA/YsxC: protein MKIKKAEFITSAMSAAQYPRGRDPHIAMIGKSNIGKSSLINAMTNRNKLARTSGRPGKTRLINFFRINDSFFLVDLPGYGFAKAAKSERERWGAMMEEYLARDSRLKGMIFIVDIRHDPTAEDIQMAEWIRYYQVPVLVAVSKSDKLGKTRRKPEADRVMGQLGFSQDVPAVFCSAVSREGIRDLLHQLDAFLIS from the coding sequence ATGAAAATAAAAAAGGCTGAATTCATAACAAGCGCAATGAGCGCCGCACAGTATCCACGGGGAAGGGATCCCCATATTGCCATGATCGGAAAGTCCAATATCGGGAAATCCTCTTTGATCAATGCCATGACGAACCGGAACAAATTGGCCAGGACCAGCGGCCGTCCAGGTAAAACAAGATTGATTAATTTTTTTCGGATCAATGATTCTTTTTTTCTGGTGGACCTCCCGGGGTATGGCTTTGCAAAAGCAGCCAAATCGGAAAGGGAGAGATGGGGAGCCATGATGGAGGAATATCTGGCAAGGGATTCCCGGCTGAAAGGGATGATCTTCATCGTGGATATCCGCCATGATCCCACCGCAGAAGATATTCAGATGGCGGAATGGATCCGGTATTACCAGGTTCCGGTCCTGGTGGCCGTATCCAAGTCCGATAAACTGGGCAAAACCCGGAGAAAACCGGAGGCGGACCGGGTTATGGGCCAATTGGGATTTTCCCAGGATGTTCCGGCGGTTTTCTGTTCCGCTGTTTCCAGAGAGGGGATAAGGGATTTGCTGCATCAGCTGGATGCCTTCCTGATTTCCTGA